One genomic window of Inquilinus sp. KBS0705 includes the following:
- a CDS encoding response regulator: MSNTNKKIIIFDDDEDILSICSYILEEQGWEVHTYTDCNDIVEKVSGIQPDVILMDNWIPDAGGIIATQTLKKDDDLKNIPVVYFSANSDIQLLADHAGAETYLAKPFDLEELERVINTVLVKN; the protein is encoded by the coding sequence ATGAGCAACACAAACAAAAAGATCATTATTTTTGATGATGATGAGGACATTCTGTCTATCTGTAGCTATATTTTAGAGGAACAGGGATGGGAAGTTCATACCTATACAGATTGTAACGACATCGTAGAAAAGGTTTCGGGTATACAGCCGGATGTGATTTTGATGGACAACTGGATACCTGATGCCGGTGGCATTATAGCTACCCAAACGCTTAAAAAGGACGATGACCTTAAAAACATCCCCGTAGTTTACTTCTCGGCTAATAGCGATATACAGCTACTCGCTGACCATGCCGGTGCCGAAACCTACCTGGCCAAACCATTTGATCTGGAGGAGCTTGAGCGGGTTATTAATACTGTATTAGTAAAAAACTAA
- a CDS encoding TerC family protein, whose amino-acid sequence MEIFTNPENWISLITLTVLEIVLGIDNVIFISILADKLPKQQQNSGRKVGLGMAMITRILLLLSITWVMTLTAPIFNISGLLNINNHEWVQKLAISGRDLILIIGGLFLIYKSTSEIHHKIEGEDENAENVKPHSFWGTIVQIMLLDIVFSLDSVITAVGMAQHVEIMIAAVVVAVGIMMWASAGVANFVNKHPTVKMLALSFLLLIGVSLLAEAFEQHIPKGYIYFAMAFSILVEMLNLKMRAQRAKAAEKASRKAAAKKQQS is encoded by the coding sequence ATGGAAATATTTACTAATCCGGAAAACTGGATATCGCTTATTACACTTACCGTTTTAGAAATTGTTTTAGGCATCGATAACGTGATATTTATATCCATACTGGCCGATAAGTTACCAAAGCAACAGCAAAACAGCGGAAGAAAGGTAGGCTTGGGGATGGCCATGATCACCCGTATATTACTGCTGCTATCTATTACCTGGGTAATGACGTTAACCGCGCCTATATTTAACATATCGGGCCTGCTAAACATAAACAACCACGAGTGGGTGCAAAAGCTGGCCATATCCGGCCGCGACCTGATACTTATTATTGGTGGCTTATTCCTGATATATAAAAGCACATCCGAAATTCACCATAAAATTGAAGGCGAAGACGAAAACGCCGAGAACGTAAAACCACACTCGTTTTGGGGTACCATAGTACAAATAATGCTGCTGGATATCGTTTTCTCGCTTGATTCGGTAATTACCGCGGTAGGTATGGCCCAACACGTCGAGATAATGATAGCCGCCGTTGTGGTTGCCGTTGGTATAATGATGTGGGCATCAGCCGGGGTAGCCAACTTTGTAAACAAGCACCCTACGGTTAAAATGTTGGCGCTATCGTTTTTACTGCTGATAGGCGTATCGTTATTGGCCGAGGCCTTTGAACAGCACATCCCTAAAGGGTACATTTATTTTGCCATGGCTTTTTCTATACTGGTAGAGATGCTGAACCTGAAGATGCGTGCGCAGCGCGCCAAAGCTGCCGAAAAGGCATCGCGCAAGGCTGCCGCTAAAAAACAACAGTCGTAA
- a CDS encoding outer membrane beta-barrel protein, with protein MKHLYLILILISFGIIKANAQATRQVSGTVIDSTKLTLPGTNLRLTSDKGDSVITIADANGKFTFPEVKGTKINLAITSIGYQAIIKHFTLDAGTGPVTLDPIILQSDTRQLAAVTIVGVNPVVFKEDTVEYKVSAYKVRENAPVEDVLKKIPGIDVAKDGTVTAQGKQVTKVRVNGKDFFGGDVQSATKNLPADVIESVQIVDDYGDQANLTGVKTGEPAKILNFTIRKDKNYGYFGQATAGDGSDLLPKEPGVTNENRYVGLLNFFKFKGDQQISVLGSINNTNVNTFSYGAPTGGGGGGFGGNGGGGGGRGNALRGGSTGSTTNANGITNAHSIGLNFRDQWGKNLAVYGSYSYTNNTTFTNSTSLQENNNQTPTTSNTNSQETANPLNHRFNFNLEWKPDTINYLKLTPTFSYSGTDVTSFDDVSSTRNNAPNLAYTSNSISNSTSPNYGITGLYNHRFNSKGRNLSINFNANTSKNSSYDNPIYNYTVGNPTAPINQVINTDSRTNSYGANFSFLEPIGKVSFLELNYAYNHSYNTSDKQTDTLDNTNRYNRYDLLSNNYNYTFTTNRFGLNYRVVEKLYNYTVGVGVQPATLSGVNLQNGIKTSVSTFNVIPAANFNYNFSRSKALRFNYNGNSNQPSFNQLQPVTDFSNALYPVQGNPNLKPEFANNVSLRYNNFSFQTGNIFFSNLSYTSTNNKIVANTVTYPEKFTAAVLATASDETKRLQNTNLTQYLNTSGYYQLSGGVVYSKPWAERRYTLIFGGNVAYTNNIGFSQSVDSNYVFSAIEKNIAKTLSVIPNVRFRMNITDIIDAELNAKYTINKTNNSLQNPVFNNNTNTRTLELGANGKNYFWKDWTLSYDYTKQLNYGYSQTLNIKNPNLLNAYVERRFLKDHRGTIRLAAYDIFNENTGYSTVTNGSTVTQTNVNRLGRYYLVSFTLRLQKFSGKAPTQNRDLRQGGGGDRPAGGPPAGGPPPGGGTF; from the coding sequence ATGAAACATTTATATTTAATACTCATACTTATATCCTTTGGTATAATTAAAGCGAATGCACAGGCCACACGCCAGGTAAGCGGTACTGTTATAGACAGTACAAAACTAACCTTGCCGGGCACCAACCTACGCCTTACGTCGGATAAAGGCGATAGCGTTATTACTATAGCCGATGCTAACGGAAAATTTACTTTCCCGGAAGTAAAGGGCACTAAGATAAATTTGGCCATTACCTCAATTGGCTACCAGGCAATAATTAAACACTTTACCCTTGATGCAGGCACGGGCCCGGTAACGCTCGACCCCATTATACTGCAATCAGACACAAGGCAGCTTGCCGCGGTAACTATTGTGGGTGTTAACCCGGTGGTTTTTAAGGAAGATACCGTTGAATATAAGGTTAGTGCCTATAAGGTACGCGAAAACGCACCTGTTGAAGATGTATTAAAAAAGATACCCGGTATTGATGTAGCGAAGGATGGTACTGTAACCGCGCAAGGTAAGCAGGTTACTAAAGTACGCGTAAACGGTAAAGACTTTTTTGGCGGCGACGTACAAAGCGCTACCAAAAACTTACCGGCTGATGTAATTGAAAGCGTACAAATAGTAGACGACTATGGCGACCAGGCCAACCTAACCGGTGTTAAAACCGGCGAACCAGCCAAAATATTAAACTTTACAATACGTAAGGATAAAAACTATGGTTATTTTGGGCAAGCGACAGCAGGTGATGGCAGTGACCTATTACCAAAAGAGCCTGGTGTAACTAACGAAAACAGGTATGTTGGCTTACTAAACTTTTTTAAATTTAAAGGAGACCAGCAAATATCTGTTTTAGGCAGTATAAACAATACCAACGTTAATACCTTTAGCTACGGCGCGCCAACAGGTGGTGGTGGTGGCGGTTTTGGTGGTAACGGCGGCGGTGGCGGTGGCCGCGGTAACGCTTTGCGGGGCGGTTCTACAGGCTCAACAACCAACGCAAATGGTATAACCAATGCCCATTCTATCGGCTTAAACTTTCGCGATCAATGGGGTAAAAATTTGGCTGTTTATGGTAGCTATAGTTATACTAATAACACCACCTTTACAAATTCGACATCGCTACAAGAAAATAATAACCAAACGCCAACGACTAGTAATACCAATAGCCAGGAAACAGCCAATCCATTAAATCACCGGTTTAATTTTAATTTAGAGTGGAAGCCGGATACTATTAATTACTTAAAGCTTACGCCGACCTTTTCTTATTCGGGTACAGATGTAACCAGTTTTGATGATGTAAGTTCAACCAGAAACAATGCGCCTAATTTAGCTTATACATCAAACTCTATCAGCAATTCCACCTCGCCTAATTATGGCATTACCGGTTTGTACAATCACAGGTTTAATAGTAAGGGCCGTAATTTAAGCATCAACTTCAATGCTAATACATCAAAAAACTCATCGTACGATAACCCTATATATAATTACACGGTAGGCAACCCTACTGCGCCTATTAACCAGGTTATTAACACCGATAGCCGCACAAATAGCTATGGTGCAAACTTTTCTTTCCTTGAGCCCATAGGTAAGGTTTCCTTCTTGGAGTTAAATTACGCTTATAATCACTCTTACAACACCAGCGATAAGCAAACCGATACGCTTGATAATACTAACAGATATAACCGATACGATTTGTTAAGCAACAATTATAATTACACGTTTACTACTAACCGCTTTGGGTTAAATTATAGGGTAGTAGAAAAATTGTACAACTATACAGTGGGTGTTGGTGTACAGCCGGCAACACTATCGGGCGTTAATTTGCAAAATGGCATCAAAACCAGTGTATCAACTTTTAATGTTATACCAGCTGCAAACTTTAACTACAACTTTTCGCGTAGCAAGGCTTTGCGTTTTAACTATAATGGTAATAGTAACCAGCCATCGTTTAATCAATTACAACCTGTTACCGATTTTTCTAATGCGTTATACCCTGTACAAGGTAATCCCAACTTAAAGCCCGAGTTTGCCAACAATGTTTCGTTACGATACAACAACTTTAGCTTTCAAACAGGTAATATATTTTTCAGCAATCTGTCGTACACATCAACAAATAATAAGATCGTAGCAAATACCGTCACCTATCCCGAAAAGTTTACGGCTGCAGTATTGGCTACAGCATCTGACGAGACCAAGCGACTACAAAATACTAACTTAACCCAGTATTTAAATACCAGCGGCTATTACCAGTTAAGCGGTGGTGTAGTATATTCAAAACCATGGGCCGAGCGCAGGTACACCTTAATATTTGGCGGTAACGTTGCCTATACCAATAACATTGGTTTCTCGCAAAGTGTAGATAGCAACTACGTATTCTCTGCAATAGAAAAAAACATAGCAAAAACGCTATCAGTTATTCCTAATGTGCGTTTCAGAATGAATATTACTGATATAATTGATGCGGAATTGAACGCCAAATACACCATCAACAAAACCAATAACTCGTTACAAAACCCGGTTTTCAACAACAATACCAACACCCGTACCTTAGAGCTCGGTGCAAATGGCAAAAATTATTTCTGGAAAGACTGGACCTTAAGCTACGACTACACCAAACAATTAAACTACGGTTACTCGCAAACGCTTAATATTAAAAACCCTAACCTGTTAAATGCATACGTAGAGCGCCGCTTTTTAAAAGACCATCGCGGTACCATACGCCTTGCCGCATACGATATATTTAACGAGAATACGGGCTACTCAACTGTTACCAATGGCAGTACAGTAACCCAAACTAACGTAAACAGGCTTGGCCGTTATTACCTGGTGAGCTTTACCCTGCGTTTGCAAAAATTCTCGGGAAAGGCCCCAACTCAAAACAGAGACCTTAGACAAGGTGGCGGCGGCGATCGCCCTGCTGGCGGCCCTCCGGCTGGCGGCCCCCCTCCGGGCGGCGGCACATTCTAA
- a CDS encoding YifB family Mg chelatase-like AAA ATPase, with the protein MLVKTFGSAVYGIQAITITVEVNIASGTKYFVVGLPDVAIKESYFRIESALKNCAYRMPRQQVVVNMAPADIKKEGSSYDLTIAIGVLAASGQIEANNLDKYLIMGELSLDGGLQPIKGALPIAIQARKEGYKGFILPKQNAREAAIVNDLEVYGVENIKQVADFFNGDATLEREVVNTRDEFFNSLTAYDSDFSEVRGQENIKRALEIAAAGGHNVILIGPPGAGKTMLARRLPSILPPLSLHESLETTKIHSVAGKLSAADALVTTRPFRSPHHTISDVALVGGGSNPQPGEISLAHNGVLFLDELPEFKRSALEVMRQPLEERRVTISRAKFTVDYPSSFMLVASMNPCPCGYYNHPEKECICPPGTVQKYLSKISGPLLDRIDLHVEVTPVNFSELSSERLAEKSEFIRERVIKAREVQMERFGNKPDLHANAQMSPQMVRDVCKITDAGQLLLKKAMENLGLSARAYDRILKVSRTIADLAGSPDIKMEHLAEAIHFRSLDREGWAG; encoded by the coding sequence GTGTTAGTTAAGACGTTTGGCAGTGCGGTTTATGGTATACAGGCAATTACCATAACAGTTGAAGTGAATATAGCATCAGGCACCAAATACTTTGTGGTAGGCCTGCCCGATGTAGCCATTAAAGAAAGTTATTTCCGTATCGAGTCGGCTTTAAAGAATTGTGCTTACCGCATGCCGCGCCAGCAGGTGGTGGTAAACATGGCACCTGCCGATATAAAAAAGGAAGGCTCATCCTACGATCTTACCATTGCCATTGGCGTTTTAGCAGCATCAGGGCAGATAGAGGCCAACAACCTGGACAAATACCTCATTATGGGCGAGCTATCGTTAGATGGCGGCCTGCAGCCCATTAAAGGTGCACTACCTATTGCCATACAGGCCCGTAAAGAGGGCTACAAAGGTTTTATACTACCCAAGCAAAACGCACGCGAAGCCGCCATTGTAAACGACCTGGAAGTTTACGGCGTAGAAAATATAAAACAGGTAGCCGATTTTTTTAATGGAGATGCTACCCTTGAACGCGAGGTGGTAAACACCCGCGACGAATTTTTTAATAGCCTTACCGCATACGACAGCGACTTTAGCGAAGTGCGCGGGCAGGAAAACATTAAGCGCGCCTTAGAAATTGCTGCCGCTGGCGGCCATAATGTAATATTAATAGGCCCGCCCGGCGCAGGTAAAACCATGCTAGCCCGCAGGCTGCCCAGTATTTTGCCGCCACTTAGTCTGCACGAATCTTTAGAGACCACCAAGATACATTCTGTTGCCGGCAAGCTATCCGCGGCAGATGCGCTTGTAACCACACGGCCATTCCGCTCGCCGCACCATACCATAAGCGATGTAGCGCTTGTTGGCGGTGGCAGCAACCCGCAACCCGGCGAAATTTCGTTAGCGCACAATGGCGTTTTGTTTTTGGATGAATTGCCCGAGTTTAAGCGCAGCGCCCTTGAGGTAATGCGCCAGCCGCTGGAAGAGCGGCGGGTAACCATATCGCGCGCCAAATTCACCGTTGATTACCCCAGCAGCTTTATGCTGGTGGCCAGTATGAACCCCTGCCCCTGCGGCTACTACAACCACCCCGAGAAGGAATGTATATGCCCGCCCGGAACCGTACAAAAATACCTGAGCAAAATATCCGGCCCTTTGTTAGATCGTATTGACCTGCATGTGGAGGTTACCCCGGTAAACTTTAGCGAGCTATCGTCAGAACGGTTGGCCGAGAAGAGTGAGTTTATCCGAGAGCGGGTGATAAAAGCCCGCGAGGTGCAGATGGAGCGTTTTGGCAACAAGCCCGATCTGCATGCCAACGCCCAAATGAGCCCGCAAATGGTGCGCGACGTTTGTAAAATAACCGATGCGGGGCAGCTACTGCTAAAAAAGGCCATGGAAAACCTGGGCCTTAGCGCCCGCGCTTACGACCGAATACTAAAAGTAAGCCGTACCATAGCCGACCTTGCCGGCAGCCCCGATATAAAAATGGAACACCTTGCCGAAGCCATCCACTTCAGGAGTTTGGACAGAGAAGGGTGGGCAGGGTGA